The sequence cttcctttttatCAACTGTGATGGTCTCGGTGAAGCTATCGGCATCGTATGTAACAATAATGCTGTCATCCTCATTAGCTCGAGGACATGAATTTCTATAGGGTGACAAACAGCCAAACCTCAGAATCCTCCTCATCAGAAATGGTGGAAAAGTAAGCCCGGTGACCTCTATGTTGAGTTAGTGCTGTTCTTTCCAAAGAGTGTTTCAACGTACCTTGGGATGGGAACCACAACCGCGCTCTTGGGGGGGATATCTCGGAGGGCGCTCGAGACAAAAACTAACGGCCAATCCATTTCTTTGAGTAGTGTGGTGTCAAGCCAGCCCTCCAGATAATGGTAATCTTGGCGCGGAACATGGCGCTTGACGCTCTGACCAATACAAATGCAGTACTCTGCCGCGACAGACAATAATCCAGAAGGGTCCTTGAGCTTTGAACCACGCAGCAGATAATGGCAAGGCAAAACATCGCGAGGTGGAGGAAACATGGTTGTTTCGTCCACTTCAAACAAGGAGTCACAGTATGTCGCCCAGCGTTAAAAAACAACCACCTAAGCATATCAGGAACATGAAATCCGTAGCAGTCTTAACATGAGGTGGGAACAAACTTATATATTTCTTTGCGCTGTCAAAGCAAGAAACCCCCTTTTCCCGCATTTATTTCAGTATGTAGCAGTAACATGATCAAGGGGGCCTTTGCTGTGTATATAACAAAAATAACACCTGCAAACAGGGTCCCTTGGCTCCTAGCTCGCGTGTTCCAGCCGACTATGGTTGTTCGGAGCGGGCTTTTTTGCCTTGTGGTAAAGAGAAGCCATCAAGTCCTTACTTACGTACATTGGGCGTACATCTTACTTCAGTTTTCTGTTATGTAAGGCACCATGCCTTTACAATATAACGGGTATGCCGGCACTGATACACAGTCTCTGTATAGTCGCACATCCTCTTTGTCCCGAGCAAAATGATGAAAGAATCCTTGCTCTTGGGGAGAATATATGAATAGCGTTGCATTTTTTGAGGGGATTGCCGTCTTATATTGTTAGATCGTAGCTACCACGGAGTAGAAATAACCTAATGGCACGACTATCAGATTGAGATGTAATTTCTCCCACAGCAAATACCCTCCCCTAACGTGTCACGCTGCAGCATATTTTCATTTGAGCCAGCAGGCTGTAGCTCCACTATGTTTGGCTCCGGTGGTAGACCAACAACAGAATTCCGGGAAACATAGAGTGCCATTGCCATTGACATTGTGCTAATCGGATGGTCTGATGGACCAAATATGAACTGGATGATAGCAAACGGAATACCTGCAACTGCCATAATGAAGCAAAATCCGCTATCTCTCTTGAACGACTCCCTTGAAGCTATCCGGAATGATGATTCCTGCAATGGCCTCTGCGATGATAACCGGTGCAAAACCCACTGTGACATCAGGAAGAACACAACCGAGTCAAGGATTTGCAGCAGTAATATGCCTGGAAACATATCCAAGTAGAAAAAGGGAGTCGTGGCGAGGCATAACTTGAGAAAGCTGAAGAGCCAGATGGAGAAACGACAGAAATATCGAGCTTTTGTGGGAACTCCACTGCTGATCTGCTCCCAGCGGGATGCCTGTAAAGAGGTCAGTTTCGCCTTGGAAGCCATGGGTGTTACCAACCTCATATTGAGGGTGAAATATGCATGAGAGGCCTAGCAGTAGAAAGCGGAATGATGGTTCAACTGAGGCTCAACTCAAACATCAGCTCTCAATCATATCACAGGAGTCCAGTTAACTTGCCATTCGGGATAAAGTTCAAGGCACCGTATGCGCACAGCATAACAGCCTGTATGGCCGCAGCGAGCACGAGTGCCCAGTTGTCGCGCCGGTGCTGGGAGTCTTGCAGTAATGAGATTGCAACCAGTAAGGCAAAGCACGCACTGAACAGTGCCTCGGCGGGTATATCTATAGTCATTGTGAAAGCACGTCGTCACACAGATCCTACTTGTGTGGGTATCAGATTGGAACCAAGACTGATCATGCGGCGTGGCTTATCAAGTCAAGGCAGCCAAAAGGCGGCAGGACCCCTTTTATCATGCCGCCAGAATGGGACTCAAACCTCCTGCCAAAGAGGAGTGAAAAGCACGCAAATATCGGAAGGGAATGACACCTTGGCGCGCTAGCCTAAATTCACAATTTTTCGACGACAGGTTACGTTAACACCTCCATGGATGGGAAACTCTTCGGGAAGGGTGGAGAATTCTCCACTCTTATTCTTTGTGTTGTGCTGGGATCTTCTTGGCATGAGCCGGCACGGCTCATGCCAAGAAGCTGAGGGAATCTGATCTTGAGaatgtttccttttttcctttttcatAATTTTTTAGGAGTATTTACTCGATTTCACAACTTCAAGTTAGCAGGCATTGAGGAAAAATGCGTCCTTTCAACAAAACGGACGTTGAATGGGCGCTGCACATATTGACGCATGCGCCTGATGTGATTTTGAAGGAAACCAGGGAAACCATTATTGCGACCATCGCCAAACTTCGTCGGAAGTTGAAGGACGATGTCGACGGAGTTAACAGTCTTCTGGACAGTTTCAGGGCGAAATCGACTGCGGTTAAGAATTTAGGGGAGAAAGATCTGAATACCATTATCGATTTCACTCTACAAGAGGCGGATATCCGGTTCTCCCATACTAAAGCAAATCAACCCAATGATAACACCCCACAGTCTATCGCTCGATCACTTTGTGCGCATCGTTCTTTGGGCTTTGAATATGACAACTATTTGAAGCACCATTGGCAATACTCCAAGGTGCATAAACTGGCTAGTGATTGTTCGAAAACAGACGGCCAAAAAGACGACCATACCCTGGAGTTTCTACGAAGTAACAGTTACGGGACCGGATGGCCTGAGCGAAAAGCAGTCAATCTTGGTATTAAACTGCTCGTCTTTGAGAAAATATTCGGAGATCCTGGCATATCAACATTTGCTATGCATTCACTTTCGAAATTTCGGGATATTCAATATCGTTTGTTGCCCATCATCGTCGGTCTGATGAGGGAAGAAAACGCCTATGCTGATCTCGGACGGATTGCCAGAGAGTATGGACAAATTATCCGCAACACCCAACAGCTTTATAATAGTGAGTCAAATCAAGCTGGATGTGGTCATCGCTGATTCTAGGAACAGGAAAAGCAGACGAAATTCGACACGCTCTTGGTTTGGTGGCAATTCCTTTCACAATTCAAAATGATGATGGTACGAATTAGGCTAGCGATCCCATATTGGCAGATTCTCACATAGAATGACCAGGCAACTCGGCCCAAAATGGGCCTATCCCTACATCGATCACTCAACCAAGCCAGGCAGCCGCTGGCCCAATTTCATTTTCGTCGCAGCCAAACAATGGCACACTATCCCCTGGCAATCGTATTGAAGGGGTTGATAACGATGAAGAGACAAGTATGATAAATTCTGATGAGGCGGATGGTTACCACGAGCCGTGCGTAAGTGCACCATCCGGGGTGGAGGCATCGGGTTCTGCGAGCAGTGAGATGAGCAGTGTTGAAATGGTTGGCACTGTACTCGGGGTCGTCGACACATTAGAACCCGCCGACGGGCATAGCTGCGAACCAGTTGATGTCCCGCAGGCACGACGCCCTCCCATTAACATTCTCAATGTTTTCCAACCTACAAGTAGGGGGCCGGTCAGGAGCTCTTCCGATGAAGGACTTCAAGCTCTAGCTGCCGTTGCAATGCAAGAAGGTACACCTGGGGTTACAACAGTTATGCCCTATTCATGTAGCAACGGGGAGTCAACCATAGCTTCCCCGAGCCCTGTGGAACGAGGACACCTCGGTGGTTATGGTAGGAAGCATCCTTATACAGAGAATAATGCTCATGAAAATTTGAAACGAAGAAGGCAGTTAGGCAACGGTATGAGACGTGGCATTGAATGCTAGAAGGAAAGCTAATTCTTGTAGGGTACGGCTCGTCCACGGACAATGACACTCCAGCTCCTCCAGATAGGACAACACCTGCGAACAATAACGCCGCATACAGTATCGAACCTAATCGCAATGATGGCGATCACAAATCGAGGCGAAGGAGATTGATGGGGCGGCAAGAGGGTACGGATTTGAGCAGCGAAAATGTTACCGAACCACCTGCTATTAATAGCCTTCCTCAAGGTAGGGAGAAGCCTACTGATAAAATGCTGTTATAAAGAAAGCTAATGCAACTTGATTACAGATGGCTGTACCCTTCCCGAACTTCCAAATTGGACAAGTAATGCAGATATGGAATCGTGGTTTCCAAGCGACGCTGACCACGAATCCTTTTCCGAGGTTAACAATATCCCCGATGGCCCACAAGCCAACAGAAACCCAAACAACAATGCGGATAGCGATGTGCCATTTAGTGATGCCGACCATGAATCTGTACTAGGGGTCAATGGTGTTTTGTACGGAGGTACATATCTCTTAACCAGCAATGCAGACCACGAATCGATGCAGACAATAGATCCACGGGTACTTCAAGTGGGCTCAGCAACTACTTAGGATTTGTTGTCTTTGCTCCCGCTTTCATATTTCGTTCAAAAGCACCAACACGTGCTGCGAGCCTATCCGTCTTCAACTTTGTCCGAACTTGTATAACAGACTCTTCCTGAACCAAAATCGAATAGGAACCGTCCCAAGTTAATTTATCCTTCAGGCCTCGATTATTTGTGATATAGACATCGATTTCACCGGCGGAGTCAATAGGCACAATTAATGAGGAATACGTCGAGCCGAACGTCGAGTCGCCATGAATTAAAATCGCATCGTAACAGTGGTGAAGTGTTTGAGAGTTTTCAGAGACCTACTCCTTTGTTTAGATGCATGTATGGCCCGGCCAGAGATAACGTACTCTTTGAAATTCTGTCACTATTTCTGGAATCAAAGCACTGTCTGCCGAACACGCAAAATAAACTGCACTCTTATTCGCTGGAGGCTGAGCTGAAATGAAGTGAGCATGAACCTCATGTTGTGCTTCATCCTTCTTTCCTGCATAAAGCTTGGGAAACGGCTCCAACTTCCAAGGCTTCTCTTGACGGTCCGGCATCGTGGACtctgccaaaaaaaaaaaaaaaaaaaaaaaaaagaagagcgAATACCTTGAGCAGTGATATGAGGCCAAATTTATGGCGGGGTTGGTGGGGTAAAACGTCATGTGAGTTTCAATTTCCAGGACAGCAGAATGAAAAGTACCATAGAACACccgatttttttttttttcccccgcGTTCTTCTTGAAGCCTGAAGACTTGGCCAAAATATTTTGCGCCCGGAAAACAAAAGGACGAGTTTCGCCAGTTGCCAATGTCTCTAGTCATGGTGAAGGGTGAATATCTATCACTGAAGCCAAACATGGTGGAGCTACGGCCTGCTggctcaaaagaaaatatgctACAGCATACGAGACAGGATGGTGATACGTTAAGAGGTGGATATTTTGCTGAGGGAAAAATTACATCTCGGTCCGGTAGCTTTACCATTAGGTTATTTCTACTGTGAAAGTCATGCGATCTTTTGCGGATAAAATGCTACGCTTGTTTTCACCAAtacctacggagtactgacATCGGTAATCAAAACAATTTTACCCTGGTGGGCGCAATGGCCGAGTATATAGAGAACTTACGAGATTTCTCCTCGGAGACTCAGTGAGGTGAGAGCATGCGTTGGAATACGCCACTGCCGCCCGAGTGAGAATCGATTGTCGTCTGTTGGCACTGTAAGCTTCAAATTACCTACAAACTGTAAAATATTCATAATCTGCTCTGAGCTGCACGCCCCTATTGCTATGGGGAGGCTTCAGTGATTGGGCCAGCCTGATGCAACCGCAGGCACAGATCAAATGGGCTGGAACTCGGCCTCTCTCATTTTTACTTTCTGATATAGATAATCGCGGACAATTGCTTCGAGGTGATCTCGCAATTCATTGGACACCGAAACTAGCAGGGTTAGCATCCTCTATGGGCGATGGCAAAAAGAGCCTACCCAAAACAAGAAGCTCGCCTCGCTCTTCGTTGGTATTTGGGAGTCTCGGGATGTAGTCACCGGACGCTTCTGACGATATAATCTTACGGTAATTGGGCATATTACCGTAGACCACTGCCCGATTATGCTCTCCGAAAGCTGTCTTATCCTCCATCTTAATCCCGGACACCACGTAGAATGACATCTCAAGAATCTAGTGCCCTGATTAGCATTAGTCCAATTGAACGCCCAGGTTTAACATGCGTAACCATCATCAAGGACGTCATCACTCAAAAGACTGTTGAGCAACGGTTGAGCCGCAATTGCGATATCTACCAACGTTAGTTCTATAGTTCTTGTAGGGAGAATAACCGACCTCACCCAACATCTCAATCTGCCACACAAAATGCACGCGTTGGACTCGTGAAGTAGTGGTATTATAGCTGTGGAGAAGTTGCTTGAGATAGGCTATAACGCCTGCGATACCGTAGCCGCTAGCAATCACTAGAACACTCTCATACTGGCTGATCGGTTCGCTGAGCCCATGTGGACCACTCACAAAGGCGGAAAAGGAAGTGAGTCCTTCCAGAGCTACACATGCCTGTAATCTTGCAGTAAGCCCACGGCGGGGCTGAACAAAGAGTTCCAAGACATCTTGCTTGCCCGGTGACCATGACGTAACCATGAAAGGGTGAGTTTGTGTCCAGGAGCCCAAACCCAGGCTCAGAGATGGTATACACAAATTGACATACTGGCCGGCGCACACTCTGAGCGGTTGCGAGAGAAACAGTCTGAATATAAGGGGCTTCCCCTGAACCCCGTCATCGGATGGATCACCCTTCTGGCATGTAACCAATGCTCGGGGGTATGGTCGCGACGGGAGAATACCATTCCGATATAAGAAAATCAGGCACTGCAGGAAACTCGTCAGCGATAATATACCTAGCGATACATAAATATATAGTTTTGGGAATATAGAAGCAGATGGTAGATGGCGCCAGGTTGCGTAGACAAAAATTACTGCGAGGCTCTGATGGGTGCGGAGAAAAGTCTCGTACGCAAGCCGACGAACAAAAGGGAGGGAACACAATAAGAGCACCCAAATCGACACAACGCCCTGTAACTGATTAGCGCAATACCTTCCATCGTTGCTGGTATCTCGTACCACAAGACCGAAACGACTGCTGTGGCGGTCAAGTGAGAATTTCGCCCTTTGAAACACGGTAGCGACAAAGAGATGCAAAAATAATCCAAGTATGTCTGCGAGGAAGCTCAAGTGCGTGGCTGTGAAGAGAAATGCCATGTTGACGAGTGCCAACGTCCCAGCGCGATTGCCAGCTTCGACCGTCGACGAAACGAGAAACACAGTGAAGAATGAATTGATTGCTCCATATAAGAAAGAGGTAAGGACATTCGCGCGTGTCCAGGGACCAAAAACTCGATGACGGTTAAGGAGATATGGATAAGTTAGGTGCCTTGAAATAAACACAGTAACAGTGTCGGCCAGGGGCATGAGAGAAGACACTATTTGGATTGAAATGAGAAATAGAAGAATTCCCCTGCGGCAATAGCATATATATTAATGAGATCCATTGCTTTAGATGAATAGGCAACCGAAAATCAGCAATGACAACAAGAAGGGCCGATAAATTCTGAATAGGCTGGAGGCATGTTTATAGATCCATAACTTGGAGCTaacgtactccgtacttggTAGCCTTATTCAGCGTACTGTCCTGCATCACATGATATTTTATCCAAGGAGCCAATGAACGTATGGTATTTCCTTGGTAAAACATTAAACATGATCAACATGGCCTTCGCTGTGAAATATTGGCTGGACAGGAGCCTGGCACTTGATGGGAGCATGCTTGTCATTACCCTATGAAAGTCACGTGAATGACGTGCAAGTTGGATTTCCGGACAAACTATCAGGATGATTAGATAACctgcacggagtactccgtagttattTGACCCTCCATTAATGTGCCTTCATAAAGGGGCCTCGAATATTTAAATGGAAACCCAAATAGACAGAGAACAGCTTTAGACTGGATTGAAATGATCTATTTGTAACAGTAGAAAGTGCGTGTAGAGATCAGAGCAAGGCGAGCCAAACCAACAAGTTCACCCGCGGATCCATGCTGTTTCATTATGAGCGGGTGCTGAGCGTTCATAAGCGATGGGAAATAATGCCAGGGTGTGGATGGTTTAATCTAAACTTAACTAACCTGTTTTAATATCTCGAGGCAGGTGGCTGATGAAGCGGCTGAGAGGAATTTAACAGCATCTGAGTCAATGGGCCAACGATTCAAGTCGTCAACCCCAACCACTCCATCGTCCTTGCCATGTTTCTGCATAAGCTCCATTGTAATGGCGACCAACGCTTGAATTGATTGAGCCTGTGACTGATCCAGTGGATGCTCCTCACAGAACTCCAAGCCGGCTGTTACCTGTCATCAATAAATATTATCAGGAACTACGGAGACCATGTTCATACCAATCTTGATAACCCCGTCAAAGCCGATTAGAATGTTAGAGCACGTCAGAGATGTGTGTTCCAAACCGACTGTGGCTAGATGGGATAAACCTTCTAGAACCTTCAAATCGTCAATAATATCTTGTTCAAGTTAATCAGAAAAGACTTGCCTGTGAGATAATTGAAGCCAACTGTCGCTCATTAGGGTACGCGCTGGAGGCAACAAGGTGAGCGGCCTGGACTTGCTGACTAATCATCCTGAACGGTACCCCCATCTGCAATTCACCAGAGATCAGGTACGGTGCCTCCATGGTCAACACTGCCTGAAGGCTGGCGAAAAGATTCTGTCGCCCGGTGATCAATGCTGGACTGTTGATCTTTATCTAGATGGTATTCATATTTGGTTTTTTTGttctccctcttttttttttttcttattctgTTTTTAAATATTTGGAGCCAATCATCGGAACTCATCGTAACCCAACACAGATATTAGCTCCGACCTACAAACCGTCCTTGTTGAAGAATATTCTACTCCGTAATGAAGGATCACTAAGTGATGGTGAGATCTACCGGAAACTCCGCCAATACGAATATGAGGCAAACGCACGTTGCAAAGACCACTGGATATCACGGTTGTCCGAAAACAAGGCTAAGAGATTACGGCAACTTACTCTCCATAATCATATCCGCGCTGCGTTTGACTCATTACTGGTGATCCCTGGATTGTGGCATGGAATGCATATTGGCTCCCTTCACCGAGTCCTGGCCCTGAATTGTGATGAAGTTGGTACCCTCTGTCGATCCCCTGTTCTCCCGATACTAATGCATGGTAGGAAATGATCCATTATCTGTGATATGTGAAGGAGTTTTGGTCCTCCCTTGTGGACCATGACCGCATTAATATGCTGAAAATAGATCTTCGGACAGTGGAAACCCTGCAGCTTCTGGCACCCGGCGTTTCTCACGAGGATGCAAAGACCGCGCAAGGTCTCGTGCTGGGCGGCGGGGCATTTTCTAACTTCGACTACTCCGAACGCACTGCTATCTGGGAGAAACTGCAAAGGAGAAAGGCCATCATTCCGTCTCTTTACACCTTCTTTCGGGACATATATTATCTCGAGGCGTGTGCCAACTGCATGAAGCGGCTAGTCGTCATCAGCAGGTTTCAGCCCACCCTCCAGAGCGCATTTCTAGGTATCTTTAAACCTCTTGACAATGCAAGGGGAGACTTTTTGTATACTATGAGGGAGTATCCAAATATGCCAAAAGAGCCAGAAAGTGACAATCTCATAGCAAAACACAGTTTTGAGAGAGATGAAAGGGTCCTCTATGAGATGGCTGCTCTTGCAAAGCGGCTGAGTTTTGACTCTCCACAGATCACAGCACTTATGGAGCAATCTCCAGACCATCAGATCGCGCGGGCTGCCTATCTCAAAGCTAGGAAGCCTGATCGTTATCGATTCGATAGTGGCATCCTTGAAAGCCCTGTTGACGGCTTTGTAGAAGATTTGGCACTTGCTGAACCCCATGAGAGCCAGCCAGTTCTTGAGATCACCATGAGTAGGGAGGCTAGACGAAAGGAGCGCTGCGGACTTCCACTGACAAAAGCTCAGGAACAAGACCGACCGTTTCTTTATATTGATCAAATGCAAGCAAATAATGTGCCTGATAATAAAGTTTCCACCCTTTTTGTGAGAAAACACGTCTGTTCCGCCTTTTTTGGCGAGCCATTTATAACTCCGACCGCGGTTGGAGCTTTATCTTCAGAAGGAGTTCAGACAAATTTGCCTACGTCGCCGCTCTTCAATTCTGATGACCAGGACAGGCAGCATCGTCTAGAAGCTGAACGTTGGCAGCAAGCACGAAGAAGAGGACAGTCATTGGGAACTGAACGTTCAACGATGGCCAATCCGCCAGCGGCTCAAGATGCAGAAATTCAACCCCCTCGGGAAGAGTCGGAACCAATGCAGttagaagaggaagaaagacTAGTCGAGGAGGTCGTAGAGCATGAGCAGTCAGAAATCGAAACGTACGAACAAGAACACATTCAACAGGAACCAGATGAGGCGGTTGTTGTGGAGGCTTCAGAACAGATAGCGGAGCAGAGGGCTACAAATCAATCAGCTGATTCTCAGGGAGCTGAACGAGAACAAGAGCAGCTCCAGAGAGTGGCTGAGGCTCGACGCCTGCAGGAGGTTCAACGTCAGCAAGAGGAGGAGGCTCGACGCCTGCAGGAGGTTCAACGTCAGCAAGAGGAGGAGGCTCGACATCTGGAGGCTCAACTCCAGCAGGAGGCTCAACATCAGCAAGAGGAGCAAGTCAATCTAGCTCTGCCGCATACTAaggaaataaaagaaaaccaCCGTAACTGGACACCTCGAGGGATTGGGTCGGCTCGGAAAAAGGGAAGCCAGCAGCAGATTATCAAACGGGATCCGACGCAGGCAGTAGGTACAACTCGGATCCAGAAACAGCGGCAAGAGCGGTTCTCAAGGCCTATTACCCGGATCAACTTCACGTCATTTCAGCAGCCGCCTAAAGAGAATACAACTAGCGTAGCCGCCAGACCAATAGCGCAGCAGCAGCCTGCTGACTTATCAGCCGAACTCGATCAGGCTCGACGCCTGCTGGAGGAGAAGGCCCAACACAAgcagaaggagaaggaagcTCAACTCCAGCATCAGGGCCAGGCCAGAAATCAGGAGCGGTCCGGGTCGCCCGTCACACAGACTGACTCCCCCCCGTCGGTCCAAGCTACCGCTGACCCGGCTGATAAAGGACTGACTGACAAGCACGCACGACTGCAGCAAGAAAACGAAGGGAAGTTAGTTATAGAGCAAGAAGCAGCTCAAACCTTGCAACCCCATGCCCAAGCAAGCAGTGATATTTTAGTCAACCAAGCGCAGATCCGATTTCCAGAAGAGCTACAGCAACAAACCGAGCTCCCAGCAGAAGACAACGAGACGGCTGAACAATCGCCTCCAACAAAAAGCGTAATATCTGGCCCGGGATTAGCCCCAGAACGACAAGGGACCAATGTGACAGCCCCAAAAGCTCCATCTTTCAGGAAAACTGAGACGGCGACTGTAACAAGAACACACCAACCTAGGGCGATCTCTACTAGAGAGCATCGGAACAAACCGCCGCGGCCTCTTGGGATAGAGAGGACCAAGCAGAAGAGCAAACAGGAAGCCAGCCAGGCGCAGATAGTGTTACCAACGTTCTCGCGTATCTCTTTCGGGGAGGGGGTGGGGGAGACAGAACCAATGGTAGCTACAGAACAACCGCAGCGAAATCCCTACCAATCCCAAGAACAACGTTCGCAGAAGCCGTGGTTCAAAAAGCAAGAACCAGCCACCACGGAATCTGGGATTGAGCAGAGACATACGGCCCCGCAGCTCGGTGGGGCGATAGCGGTTCCCGAGGCCAGCAGAGATGTGGTCGTGCAAAGCACGAGAAAACTGCTGACACCGCACATTGTTGCACGCCCCCCTAAAATTAGTTTAGTGCAAAGGCCACCGCCGCGAGAAGCTGGTGCCAAGACCATGACGATCATCTTTAAGGCTCGCAACGAGCGTGGCGAGTGGGAGAGGGTACACGAGGTGGGAGTTGACCCATTCAATCCGTCTGAGGTGGAGAGAGTAGCAAAGAAAGATGCGCGCAACCGACATGCAACCTTCTACGATAAGAATATGCGCAGTATCACGCCAGCGCGATGCTTCGATGCGGCGGTTGAAGATGGCACCAATACTATTTTCATGGTGTTCGAGGAAAAGATGGCCATCAATGAGAAGATGGTGGCATCGGTCTCACAGGCCCTGGACAGCGAGCGCAAACGAAGGAACAAACGCCGTTAGATGGTGAAAGTACGCCGCCGGGAATTTTCATTTAAAGATAGCTTGTTGTGTTGGCCCGACGACCTCACATTCTGTCGAATATTTCTTTTGACGCTGCCGTTTCTCAAACGTAGCCATCCGAAATCTGTTATGCGGATAacttttccaaggtaaaATAGCCAAATTGCTTTAAGCTGACTTCTCAACAGTGCTATCTACTTTCCATATTTTCCACGGCGCGCTCAGCACGGGGACCTGGTACTGTTAGTTCGTTCTTACCATCATTTCCACTGCTACCACTAATCAAATGCCAGGTATATTACTTCTTTTGGAATCTCCTTTAAGGATCAGACCATCCTGGCCACTGCTCCTGAGGAAGACGAGCTTTCCAAAACTATATGGTCTCTTTTGGCGCAACCATGTGATAAAATCTACTAATACAAACTTGCTACTTCATCGATCCTGTACCCTTGCTGATAGACGTCCTTCATTTGC is a genomic window of Coccidioides posadasii str. Silveira chromosome 3, complete sequence containing:
- a CDS encoding uncharacterized protein (EggNog:ENOG410Q15I) is translated as MEAPYLISGELQMGVPFRMISQQVQAAHLVASSAYPNERQLASIISQAKGLSHLATVGLEHTSLTCSNILIGFDGVIKIAGLEFCEEHPLDQSQAQSIQALVAITMELMQKHGKDDGVVGVDDLNRWPIDSDAVKFLSAASSATCLEILKQHPLIMKQHGSAGELVGLARLALISTRTFYCYK
- a CDS encoding uncharacterized protein (EggNog:ENOG410Q2AT~COG:S), translated to MLKIDLRTVETLQLLAPGVSHEDAKTAQGLVLGGGAFSNFDYSERTAIWEKLQRRKAIIPSLYTFFRDIYYLEACANCMKRLVVISRFQPTLQSAFLGIFKPLDNARGDFLYTMREYPNMPKEPESDNLIAKHSFERDERVLYEMAALAKRLSFDSPQITALMEQSPDHQIARAAYLKARKPDRYRFDSGILESPVDGFVEDLALAEPHESQPVLEITMSREARRKERCGLPLTKAQEQDRPFLYIDQMQANNVPDNKVSTLFVRKHVCSAFFGEPFITPTAVGALSSEGVQTNLPTSPLFNSDDQDRQHRLEAERWQQARRRGQSLGTERSTMANPPAAQDAEIQPPREESEPMQLEEEERLVEEVVEHEQSEIETYEQEHIQQEPDEAVVVEASEQIAEQRATNQSADSQGAEREQEQLQRVAEARRLQEVQRQQEEEARRLQEVQRQQEEEARHLEAQLQQEAQHQQEEQVNLALPHTKEIKENHRNWTPRGIGSARKKGSQQQIIKRDPTQAVGTTRIQKQRQERFSRPITRINFTSFQQPPKENTTSVAARPIAQQQPADLSAELDQARRLLEEKAQHKQKEKEAQLQHQGQARNQERSGSPVTQTDSPPSVQATADPADKGLTDKHARLQQENEGKLVIEQEAAQTLQPHAQASSDILVNQAQIRFPEELQQQTELPAEDNETAEQSPPTKSVISGPGLAPERQGTNVTAPKAPSFRKTETATVTRTHQPRAISTREHRNKPPRPLGIERTKQKSKQEASQAQIVLPTFSRISFGEGVGETEPMVATEQPQRNPYQSQEQRSQKPWFKKQEPATTESGIEQRHTAPQLGGAIAVPEASRDVVVQSTRKLLTPHIVARPPKISLVQRPPPREAGAKTMTIIFKARNERGEWERVHEVGVDPFNPSEVERVAKKDARNRHATFYDKNMRSITPARCFDAAVEDGTNTIFMVFEEKMAINEKMVASVSQALDSERKRRNKRR
- a CDS encoding uncharacterized protein (EggNog:ENOG410PW93~COG:P,Q) — translated: MVTSWSPGKQDVLELFVQPRRGLTARLQACVALEGLTSFSAFVSGPHGLSEPISQYESVLVIASGYGIAGVIAYLKQLLHSYNTTTSRVQRVHFVWQIEMLGEILEMSFYVVSGIKMEDKTAFGEHNRAVVYGNMPNYRKIISSEASGDYIPRLPNTNEERGELLVLGRLFLPSPIEDANPASFGVQ